One Falsihalocynthiibacter arcticus DNA segment encodes these proteins:
- a CDS encoding Gfo/Idh/MocA family protein has product MLRWGLLGTGFITHKTAKAIAASNGSEIRTIAGRNSDAVDAFQKEYSIPTVSYGYDEILADPEIDVVYIGLPNHVHHTLTIAAAKAGKAVLSEKSLTTTMEEAQALATAVRTHDTFFVEGFMYLSHPLYARLMEILADGRLGNLRAITGFYSADIWNVTNPLGRGTLYNLGCYPVSLLHLVVQTLCGQDMFATGQLAGLGNVSTHDGTICDAAVTAQFANGVLATLQSTDSYGMEHGFTIAGDKGTLTFVTNPWLPVAGRNHLRWTSYDGEVEDIYVDADHDAFYTQVKMVEASLAAGQKEAQRPSPRLTDSLEIMAFLTEWERQCLAAQQP; this is encoded by the coding sequence ATGCTGCGCTGGGGATTGCTTGGAACTGGGTTTATCACCCACAAAACTGCAAAGGCGATTGCCGCCTCCAACGGATCAGAGATCCGCACAATTGCAGGACGCAATTCCGACGCCGTGGACGCCTTTCAAAAGGAATACAGCATTCCTACGGTCTCTTACGGGTATGACGAAATTCTGGCGGACCCTGAGATTGACGTCGTTTATATCGGCTTGCCAAACCACGTCCATCACACGCTGACCATTGCCGCCGCCAAGGCTGGCAAGGCGGTTTTGTCCGAGAAATCGCTGACCACAACAATGGAGGAAGCGCAGGCTCTGGCTACTGCCGTCCGTACCCACGACACCTTTTTTGTCGAAGGGTTTATGTATCTTTCCCACCCGCTCTACGCTCGTTTGATGGAAATTCTGGCGGATGGGCGCTTGGGCAACCTACGCGCGATCACCGGCTTTTATTCGGCGGATATTTGGAACGTCACCAACCCCCTTGGGCGCGGCACGCTCTATAATCTGGGTTGCTACCCCGTGTCGCTGCTGCATTTGGTCGTCCAGACTCTCTGTGGCCAAGACATGTTTGCCACGGGTCAACTCGCGGGACTGGGAAATGTATCGACGCATGACGGCACCATCTGCGACGCCGCCGTGACCGCGCAATTCGCCAATGGCGTGCTGGCCACGCTGCAATCAACCGACAGCTACGGCATGGAGCACGGCTTTACGATTGCGGGCGACAAGGGCACGCTAACGTTCGTAACAAACCCATGGCTCCCCGTGGCGGGCCGCAATCACCTCCGCTGGACCTCCTATGACGGCGAGGTCGAAGACATTTACGTTGATGCAGACCATGATGCATTCTACACCCAAGTTAAAATGGTCGAGGCCTCCCTTGCCGCCGGTCAAAAAGAGGCGCAACGCCCCTCGCCCCGCCTCACGGACTCCCTCGAAATAATGGCATTTCTAACGGAATGGGAGCGGCAATGCCTAGCGGCTCAACAACCATAG
- a CDS encoding Flp family type IVb pilin yields the protein MKRIFAKTWSRFKSDEHGVTLVEYGIALVLAVVVGTSALSTLGGAVGDKMGSAEDCLDGTTTTCS from the coding sequence ATGAAAAGAATTTTTGCAAAAACTTGGTCACGTTTTAAGTCCGATGAGCACGGCGTTACGCTGGTTGAATATGGCATTGCGCTTGTTTTGGCCGTTGTTGTCGGGACCTCAGCGCTCTCGACCCTTGGCGGCGCAGTGGGTGACAAAATGGGCAGTGCTGAAGACTGCTTGGATGGTACTACCACTACTTGCAGCTAA
- the cpaB gene encoding Flp pilus assembly protein CpaB has product MRLSSILLVVTGLGVATGSVYLAQDVLTAQILSKQASQEESQTVGVLVAGRDIAFGQAIESQLITTIYWPRDALPVGVLTDRDFLLPSDGVEPRRARKAMSQGELFFASRVSGWGEKVTIVQSLSANHRAMAIKVNAETAVGGFVTPGDSVDVLLTEGRNSGLRTVTILQNIKVIGVDQDSDIGNDSPEVARTVTVEVTPDQGQRLALAQQAGILSLTLRNNVGAEDQPLDSLKLSDLMQDVSPVPEMISTPRITVRRGVVIADEGL; this is encoded by the coding sequence ATGCGATTGTCATCTATCCTACTGGTCGTTACGGGCCTTGGTGTGGCGACGGGGTCTGTTTATCTTGCGCAGGACGTCTTGACTGCGCAGATTCTCAGCAAACAAGCGTCGCAAGAAGAAAGTCAAACGGTTGGCGTTTTGGTCGCGGGCCGCGATATCGCCTTTGGCCAAGCCATTGAATCGCAACTTATTACCACGATCTATTGGCCGCGCGATGCGTTGCCAGTGGGCGTCTTGACGGACCGCGACTTCCTCCTTCCGAGTGATGGCGTCGAGCCACGTCGGGCGCGAAAAGCCATGTCACAGGGAGAGTTGTTTTTTGCCAGTCGGGTCTCGGGATGGGGTGAAAAAGTCACCATCGTTCAGTCGCTCTCGGCCAACCACCGCGCCATGGCCATCAAAGTAAACGCCGAGACCGCCGTGGGCGGTTTTGTGACCCCCGGGGATTCCGTGGACGTGCTTTTGACCGAGGGACGGAATTCCGGATTGCGCACCGTGACGATCCTGCAAAATATCAAAGTTATTGGTGTCGATCAGGACTCCGACATCGGCAATGACTCGCCAGAAGTGGCGCGTACCGTGACCGTCGAAGTGACGCCAGATCAAGGGCAGCGTCTTGCGCTCGCCCAGCAAGCGGGCATCCTGAGCCTGACATTGCGCAACAATGTGGGCGCGGAGGACCAACCGCTCGATTCCCTTAAGCTTAGCGATCTGATGCAGGATGTTTCGCCCGTTCCGGAAATGATTTCCACCCCGAGAATTACAGTGCGGCGTGGAGTCGTAATCGCCGACGAAGGTCTGTAG
- a CDS encoding pilus assembly protein TadG-related protein, translating into MSNRRSHIATFGQDQKGTILVFWGMALALMLGLVAMSFDLGQVSATQTDMQSFTDNVALAAAGELDGRPDSITRATTAAANLIVDSRKFGSGDHTLSGADDFTLTFFSTLPASDTAAPTAVTTNPALARFIRVAATEAEVPVAFYRALMVLRGETLQDINVQAQSIAGMTQFACDVTPLMFCQPSGWTSAANKGTMVNLRSGGNGAAWAPGNFGFLDPSKALVDSEGPCAGKNGVKLDACLLAAVGSITQCYALNGVDTEPGQKNGIENAIFNVRFDIFQTILKSEKNNPNYAPAPNVIKGVVPSNGNACPNNYDPSPDTVGLPRDDCFNAGGCAGGRFGDGDWSAGYANYIATNYGGADPFFINPALDTRYDLYKAEIANPQGTSGNAGILPNGLAESGLPQCNTAGGASIGPERRVIVAAAIDCAANNIQGSAVNVPVAEFVEIFLTEPVAAVSSNTVDIWGEVIGPADQGSGAGSTGIFRDVVQLYR; encoded by the coding sequence ATGTCAAACCGCAGGTCACATATCGCCACCTTTGGGCAGGACCAGAAGGGCACCATCCTTGTTTTTTGGGGGATGGCCCTTGCTTTGATGCTCGGACTGGTGGCGATGTCGTTTGATCTGGGGCAGGTCTCCGCCACACAGACCGATATGCAGAGCTTCACCGACAATGTGGCCCTCGCGGCAGCGGGAGAGTTGGATGGTCGCCCGGATTCCATAACGCGTGCGACAACTGCGGCCGCAAATCTGATCGTCGACAGTCGCAAGTTTGGCAGCGGCGACCATACGCTATCGGGGGCGGATGACTTTACCCTGACGTTTTTCTCGACCTTGCCTGCCAGTGACACGGCGGCCCCTACGGCGGTAACGACAAACCCAGCCCTTGCCAGATTTATCCGCGTGGCCGCCACGGAAGCCGAGGTGCCCGTCGCGTTTTATCGGGCCTTAATGGTTCTGCGCGGCGAGACCCTTCAGGATATTAACGTGCAAGCCCAGTCGATTGCGGGCATGACCCAATTCGCCTGTGACGTGACCCCGTTGATGTTTTGCCAGCCAAGTGGATGGACGTCGGCGGCCAACAAGGGGACGATGGTTAACCTTCGTTCTGGTGGCAATGGCGCGGCTTGGGCACCAGGAAACTTCGGGTTTTTGGACCCGTCCAAGGCGCTGGTCGATTCCGAGGGCCCTTGCGCGGGGAAAAACGGCGTAAAGCTGGATGCGTGTTTACTTGCGGCGGTGGGATCGATCACACAGTGCTACGCGCTCAATGGGGTCGATACGGAACCTGGCCAAAAGAACGGCATCGAAAACGCAATTTTTAACGTGCGGTTTGACATTTTTCAGACGATCCTAAAGAGCGAGAAAAATAACCCGAACTATGCGCCTGCACCCAACGTTATAAAGGGGGTGGTGCCCTCAAACGGCAACGCCTGTCCAAACAACTACGACCCATCCCCCGATACAGTGGGCTTGCCGCGCGACGATTGTTTTAACGCGGGGGGGTGCGCTGGGGGGCGCTTTGGCGATGGGGACTGGTCGGCGGGCTATGCCAATTACATCGCGACCAATTATGGCGGTGCCGACCCGTTTTTCATCAATCCTGCGCTCGACACGCGCTATGATCTTTACAAGGCCGAAATTGCCAACCCACAAGGGACAAGCGGCAACGCGGGTATCCTTCCGAATGGGCTGGCGGAAAGCGGATTGCCGCAATGTAATACCGCAGGCGGTGCTTCAATTGGACCTGAACGCCGCGTCATTGTGGCGGCTGCGATCGACTGTGCCGCCAACAATATTCAGGGTTCCGCCGTTAACGTACCTGTGGCCGAATTCGTCGAAATTTTCCTGACAGAGCCCGTGGCGGCCGTCAGCTCAAACACTGTGGATATTTGGGGCGAAGTGATTGGCCC